The following is a genomic window from Geoalkalibacter halelectricus.
TGAATGATGTTGCCATAAGTTCGATGAGCCGGGCCGATCTGGCCGAGGTTCTGGAGGTCGAGCAAGCCGGCTATACCCATCCTTGGAGCGCGGCGATGTTTCTCGCCGAATTGGAGAAGCCGCAGGCGCGCATCGACTTGTTGCGTATCGAGGGGCATCTCGCCGGCTACCTCTGCTCCTGGTTTCTGTGCGGCGAACTCCATATTCTCAACCTGGTGACCGCGCCCGCCTTCAGGCGCCAGGGGGTGGCGCGGCGCCTGCTCGCCCACGCCATCCAGTGTCGTCGCGCGCAGGGTCTGGAGCGGGTGCTGCTGGAAGTGCGCTTGAGCAATGCTCCGGCGATCGGTCTCTACGAACATTTCGGTTTTTGTCGCGACGCTGTGCGCAAAGGCTATTATC
Proteins encoded in this region:
- the rimI gene encoding ribosomal protein S18-alanine N-acetyltransferase; this translates as MSRADLAEVLEVEQAGYTHPWSAAMFLAELEKPQARIDLLRIEGHLAGYLCSWFLCGELHILNLVTAPAFRRQGVARRLLAHAIQCRRAQGLERVLLEVRLSNAPAIGLYEHFGFCRDAVRKGYYPDGEDAQLMSLSINQYPPRD